In a single window of the Nodularia spumigena CCY9414 genome:
- a CDS encoding helix-turn-helix domain-containing protein yields the protein MLFGFKTELKINNHQRTQLLQHCGVARHAWNWGLALTKQILEHNKLNPNSKIKFPTAIDLHKWLVALVKSENPWYYECSKSAPQEALRALKNSNGIGDFKKISGVPKFKRKGKHDSFNLRG from the coding sequence TTGCTGTTCGGCTTTAAAACTGAGTTAAAAATCAATAACCATCAGCGTACCCAACTACTTCAACATTGTGGTGTTGCTCGTCATGCTTGGAATTGGGGATTAGCTCTTACCAAACAGATATTAGAGCACAATAAGTTAAATCCTAATTCCAAAATAAAATTTCCTACTGCTATTGATTTACATAAATGGTTAGTAGCATTAGTAAAAAGTGAAAATCCCTGGTATTACGAATGTTCAAAATCAGCACCACAAGAAGCTCTACGAGCTTTAAAAAACAGCAATGGGATAGGTGACTTTAAAAAAATATCAGGAGTGCCTAAATTTAAGAGAAAGGGTAAACATGATAGCTTTAACCTTAGAGGGTAG